DNA from Bacteroidales bacterium:
GAAATTGAACAAGCAGCTTTTTCTCCGGGAAACTTTGTTCCGGGAATATCAGCATCACCTGATAAATTACTTCAAATAAGGTTATTTAGCTATCCTGATACACAAAGACATAGACTCGGGACTAATTTTCATCAACTCCCGGTAAATGCGGCTAAAGCAGAAATGCATAATTATCAACGTGATGGTTTCATGAATTATGGACAGGAAAGCGCTCCCAATTATTATCCGAATTCATTCAATGGTCCGGTCCCGGATGCAGGTTTTGCTCCCCCTTCACTCGATATTCAGGGAATGGCGGCCAGGCATGAGTATCCGTTAGGTGACATTGATTTTGTACAAACGGGTGAGATGTATTCACGGGTATTGTCTGATTATGATAAGAAAAACCTGGTGGG
Protein-coding regions in this window:
- a CDS encoding catalase, which produces AKSYRFDPFDITKVWFHSDYPLIPVGKFTLNRNPKDHFGEIEQAAFSPGNFVPGISASPDKLLQIRLFSYPDTQRHRLGTNFHQLPVNAAKAEMHNYQRDGFMNYGQESAPNYYPNSFNGPVPDAGFAPPSLDIQGMAARHEYPLGDIDFVQTGEMYSRVLSDYDKKNLVGNIVGHIKNAQKRIQLRQTALFYKAHPEYGTRVAEGLGLDVNRIKELAAMSQDERVKATEK